The DNA segment CTTTGCCATGGTGTCCCTTTCCATGGTGGGGGGAATTGCGGGGGTTACCACGCCCCGAGGCTGAGGACGTGGTCTTCTCCGGCGACGAGGTCGAGCGGTCGTGCGTCGCCGTCGTCGTCGCCGGAAGAAGTCCGGAGTTCGATACGGACCGTGCGGGACGGCTTCAGGACGGCGGTGGCTCCCTCGGGCGTCCAGGTCAGGTCGACCTCCGCGCCGAACCGGGTGCGCACACCCCGAAGCCGGCCCTTGGGGAGGTGGGGCGGCACGGCGGGCAGCAGGACCAGCCGGTGCGGGGTCGACTGCACGAGCATCTCGATCAGTACGGCGGGCAGGGTGTGCGCGGCGTCCGCGTTGTAGACGTCGCGGTTCGGGTAGTGGGCGCTCATCAGGGAGGCGTGGAAGAAGTCGCCGCCCAGGACCTGGTCGAGGGCGTGGGCGACGCGATCGCCGTCCCGGAGGCGGGCCGCGATGAGGCCGTGGTGGAGGTGGCCGTGCGCTGAGTCGTTCTCGGCGCCGCGCAGTTCAAGGGCGCGGTGGGCGGCCGTCGCGAGGTCGGGGGTGTCGTAGGGGGTGATCTCGTCGAGCGGCCAGACGCCGTAGAGGTGGCTGAGGTGGCGGTGGTCGTACGTGTCCGCCAGGCCCGGCCGGGCCCATTCGGCGAGGGCGCCGTCGGCGTTGATCCGGTGCGGAGGGAGACGGTCGGCGAGGGCGCGCCAGCGGTCGGCGTCCGGGGCGTCAGGGGTACCGGAGTGGTAGTCGGCCGCCGTCAGCAGAGCGTGGCGGGCCGCCGAGAGGTCCATCGCGGCGTTGATCGTGCCCCAGCTCGCGTTCGCCGGGCGGTTCTCGGGTGAGTAGGAGGGGACGACGACCAGGTGACCGTTCTCGTCGGTGCGGGTGAGGAAGTCCTCGTAGAACAGCGCCACTTCGGCGAGGACGGCGGCGGTGCGCGGGTCACGCTCACCGCGGGTCTCGTCGTGATCGACGAGCGGCTTGAGCAGCCAGTCGGCGCCCGCTGTCCACAGGTGCAGGGGGTATTCGCGGCTGAAGTGGTAGATGTGCCCGGACACGCCGTCGGTGTGGGCGGGGGCCACGACGCCACGGGTGCCGAAGATCGCGCGGGCGTTGTCCCGCCAGTGGTCCAACTGGCCCTGGACGAGCAAGGCATGGGCCTCGGTCACCTCCGGGAGCGCTGCCGCGGCGGCCGACGCGGTCTGGAGGTTGAGGTTGGCGTCGGTGGTGAACGCGCCCGACCAGGCCGTGTTCCAGTCGCCGGTCCACAGGCCGGTCAGCCGGGGCGGCAGCATCCCGGCGGCGGACAGGAGGTGGTAGCGGCCGGCCGCGAAGAGGCGTTCCAGGAGGGCGGGGCTCTTCGGGCGGCTCACCAGGTCGGAACCGGGCAGGGCCCGTTCGGCCGCGTCGGCGCCGAGGTCGAGGCCGGCACGGAGGTAGGCGGGCCGGTGCAGGTCGGTGTGGCGGGTGAGGAGGCGGTCGTACGGGTCCTCGTCACCGTCAGGCAGCAGGGCGCGCAGCGCATGTGCCTCGGCGAGGGCGTCCAGCTCCCCGGCGTGGCGCCGGATGCGGGTGAGGAGCAGCAGCGAGCGGGCGTTCTCGATGCGCAGACCCGGCAGTGAGGTGCGGGTGCTGCCGCCCGTGATCACGGCGAGGGTGACGCCCGTGTACGCGCGGTCGCTTCCGGGGTAACGGGCGCGCAGGGTGAGGAGCGCACCCTCGGGGGTGAGGACAGCGCTGTGTCCGACCGCCAAGCCGTATGGGGCGCCCGGAAGTTGGTGATCCAGGGTGACGTCGACCGTGAGGCCAGGCTCGGTGAGGTACTGGACGATGACGTCGTCGGCGCGGGAGACGAAGACCTGGCTCCGCCAGCCGCCGCGCCCGGCCGTGCAGACGCCGGTGGTGAAGTCGACCCGGCGGCGGTAGTCGCCGCGCTCCTCGACGGCCGGGCGGCGCAGTCGCAGCTGGAAGGCGGGGTGGAAGGGCTGCACCCACTGCAGCGCGCGCCCGTCGGTGAAGTGCTCGGCTGCGGTGACGTCCCCGGCGAGCAGCCGGTCCTGAAGGTGCGGGAGTTCGGCGGCGAGGGCGGGCGGACGGGCGTGCTCGCCGCCGTTGGGGCGGACCAGGGTGTGGTGGTTGACGATGACCCGGTCGGCGTTCGGATCGCCGAACACCATGACGCCGTGTCGGCCGTTCCCGCTCAGGAAGGCGTCCTCCCAGCGGGTGGCGGGAGCGGGCTCCCAGGTGCCGTGCACCGGTCCGCTCATGAGGCGGCCTCCAGTACGGCGACCCCGTACCGCCCCAGCTCCACCGAGTCGGCGGTGTCCGCGCCGGTCAGCAGGTCGTGGTGGCGGCCGGGCACGGGGACGGTGACCGGGTCGCGCCCGTGGTTCAGAAGGAACAGCAGGCCGCCCCGTCGTACCGCCTCCACACCCGCCGGAAGTCCGGCGAGGGTCGGTCGCACACCCGCCCCCGTCGCGATGTCGGCGAGCAATGTGCGCAGGGCGTGCGGCTCGGGGAGGGTGGAGACGTACCAGGCACGGCCCTTGCGCAGGACGGCGGGCATCCCGTCCAGCTCGCCCCCCTTGTAGGTCGTCACGGCGTCCACGTCGTCCGCCGCCTCGATCTCCTCGGACCACAGGGTGCCGTGGAAGCCCTCGACGTCGGTCTTCTCCCCAGCGTCGAGCGGCCACCATTCGTGCAGCGTGCGGATGCCGAACAGCTTGCGCAGCCGTACGTCCATGCCGCCGGGCCGGACGCGGTCGTCCTCGTCGGCGACGCCGGTCAGGAAGCCGGCGACGAGGGTGCCGCCGTTCTCGACGTACGCGACGAGGTGGTCGATGGCCGCGTCCGTCATCAGGTACAGCTGGGGGACGACGACCAGTTTGTAGGCGGACAGGCCGTGCTCGGGGTGGGCGAAGTCCGCGACGGTGTGCGCCTCCCAGAGGGCGCGGTGCCAGGCACGGACGACCTGCGGGTAGTCGACCTCGCAGGACAGCCGGCCGTCCTGCCGGCTCGCCCACCAGGCGTTCCAGTCGAGGAGTACGGCGACCTCGGCGGCCTCGACCCGGGTGTCGGCCACCTTCCGGCTCAGCAGCGCCAGCTCGGCGCCGATCCGCTTGACCTCCTGGTACGTACGGCCGTGCTCGCCCGCGTGGCTGACCATCCCCGAGTGGAACTTCTCCGAGCCCTGCCGGGACTGCCGCCACTGGAAGTAGCAGACGGCGTCGGCGCCGCGGGCCACGGCCTGGAGGGACCACAGGCGGTTGAGGCCGGCGGGCTTGGGGTGGTTGACGCCGCGCCAGTTGACCGGTCCGGCCGCCTGCTCCATGACCGTCCAGGGGCCGCCGCGGGCCTGCGAGCGGGTCATGTCATGGATGAGCGCGCCGTACTGCCCGCCGAACGGATCGCGCGGATCCGGGTAGATGTCGACCGAGACGACGTCCTCCCGCTCGGCCCAGAGCCAGGCGTCCTGCCCCTGCCAGAACGGCATGAAGTTGGTCGTCACCGGGATGTCCGGGCTGTGCCGGGCGACGATGTCGCGCTCGGCGAGGTAGCACTCCAGCAGCGCGTCGGACGTGAACCGCTTGAAGTCGAGAACCT comes from the Streptomyces sp. NBC_00443 genome and includes:
- a CDS encoding beta-galactosidase, which translates into the protein MPGLSDATRGRLLFGGDYNPEQWPEETWHDDVRLMKDAGVNSVTLGVFSWAELEPRPGAREFGWLDRLMDLMHDNGIGVVLATPTSSPPPWMGRLHPETLPRDEDGRTEWWGSRQHFSHSSATYRCYAAAITEDLAARYAGHPALRMWHINNEYCTYDWGTEAEAAFRRWLQDRYGTLDALNEAWGTTFWSQGYGDWYEVLPPRRAHYMKNPTQVLDFKRFTSDALLECYLAERDIVARHSPDIPVTTNFMPFWQGQDAWLWAEREDVVSVDIYPDPRDPFGGQYGALIHDMTRSQARGGPWTVMEQAAGPVNWRGVNHPKPAGLNRLWSLQAVARGADAVCYFQWRQSRQGSEKFHSGMVSHAGEHGRTYQEVKRIGAELALLSRKVADTRVEAAEVAVLLDWNAWWASRQDGRLSCEVDYPQVVRAWHRALWEAHTVADFAHPEHGLSAYKLVVVPQLYLMTDAAIDHLVAYVENGGTLVAGFLTGVADEDDRVRPGGMDVRLRKLFGIRTLHEWWPLDAGEKTDVEGFHGTLWSEEIEAADDVDAVTTYKGGELDGMPAVLRKGRAWYVSTLPEPHALRTLLADIATGAGVRPTLAGLPAGVEAVRRGGLLFLLNHGRDPVTVPVPGRHHDLLTGADTADSVELGRYGVAVLEAAS
- a CDS encoding glycosyl hydrolase family 95 catalytic domain-containing protein, translating into MSGPVHGTWEPAPATRWEDAFLSGNGRHGVMVFGDPNADRVIVNHHTLVRPNGGEHARPPALAAELPHLQDRLLAGDVTAAEHFTDGRALQWVQPFHPAFQLRLRRPAVEERGDYRRRVDFTTGVCTAGRGGWRSQVFVSRADDVIVQYLTEPGLTVDVTLDHQLPGAPYGLAVGHSAVLTPEGALLTLRARYPGSDRAYTGVTLAVITGGSTRTSLPGLRIENARSLLLLTRIRRHAGELDALAEAHALRALLPDGDEDPYDRLLTRHTDLHRPAYLRAGLDLGADAAERALPGSDLVSRPKSPALLERLFAAGRYHLLSAAGMLPPRLTGLWTGDWNTAWSGAFTTDANLNLQTASAAAAALPEVTEAHALLVQGQLDHWRDNARAIFGTRGVVAPAHTDGVSGHIYHFSREYPLHLWTAGADWLLKPLVDHDETRGERDPRTAAVLAEVALFYEDFLTRTDENGHLVVVPSYSPENRPANASWGTINAAMDLSAARHALLTAADYHSGTPDAPDADRWRALADRLPPHRINADGALAEWARPGLADTYDHRHLSHLYGVWPLDEITPYDTPDLATAAHRALELRGAENDSAHGHLHHGLIAARLRDGDRVAHALDQVLGGDFFHASLMSAHYPNRDVYNADAAHTLPAVLIEMLVQSTPHRLVLLPAVPPHLPKGRLRGVRTRFGAEVDLTWTPEGATAVLKPSRTVRIELRTSSGDDDGDARPLDLVAGEDHVLSLGAW